AACGGCCGCGACGGCGGGCAGTCGGTGGACCACCTGCACTGGCACGTGCTGGGTGGGCGCGCGCTGCAGTGGCCGCCCGGTTGACCCTCCGATCGTGAACACGGGCGTGGCCGTCCCTGGCGCGCTGGCTGCCTGCGGGTATAAGGCGGGCACATGCGTCCGCTTCCGATGGCGCTGCGGCCAGCGCTCCCCCTCGTGATGACCTCTGCCCTGTGCGGCTGTGACCTGGCCCTGGCCAGTGTGCTGTCGCCAGGCCTGGGGCGCCCCATGACCGGACGGGTGCTGGACGCGCGCACCAAGCTACCGGTCGGCGGCGCCACCGTGCTGGCCGGGCTGGGCAGCACCGTGACGGATGCCGCGGGCCAGTTCCGCCTGTTCGGCAACTTCGCCAGCGATGAGATCTCGATCGCACGCGCTGGCTACGTGGCGCTGACGCAGGGCGGCCTCTCGCTGGACGCGGCCAGCGACTTGCAGTTCGAACTGGAGCCCCTCTTCACGCCCAGTAGCGGGCTGCCCATGCGCTTCTTGCAACTCAACGGCGCCGTGCGCGGCCTGAGCACCCCCGCCACCCCCGCGCTGGTGTCCCTGGGAGGGGTCTCGACCGGGGTCTCCAACGGGCTGTACGCCCTGGAATACAAGGCCCCGGCGCCCGGGCGAATTCTCACGGCCGTGCTGGCCTGGGGCAGCCTGAGCGCGCCCTACGCGGAGGGCGTCGCGGTCCCGCAGGCCTTTCACTTCCTGGACTTCGCCTACCAGGTGGGGTCCTGGCGCCTGGGCGACACGATTCCCGAGGCCGCACAGGAGCAGATGCTGCAGATTGCCCCCCAGGTCCCGATCCAGCCGGTGCGCGTGCAGTTCTCCAACCTGGGAAATTTTCGTAACGTCCAGACCGAGGTGGCGCTCGACTTCGGCGCGCTCGGCTACGTGCCGGTCGCCCGCAGCCTGGCGAGCAATCAGACCCTGCCCGTGCCGGCCCTGAGCGGACTGAA
Above is a window of Candidatus Sericytochromatia bacterium DNA encoding:
- a CDS encoding carboxypeptidase-like regulatory domain-containing protein, with the translated sequence MRPLPMALRPALPLVMTSALCGCDLALASVLSPGLGRPMTGRVLDARTKLPVGGATVLAGLGSTVTDAAGQFRLFGNFASDEISIARAGYVALTQGGLSLDAASDLQFELEPLFTPSSGLPMRFLQLNGAVRGLSTPATPALVSLGGVSTGVSNGLYALEYKAPAPGRILTAVLAWGSLSAPYAEGVAVPQAFHFLDFAYQVGSWRLGDTIPEAAQEQMLQIAPQVPIQPVRVQFSNLGNFRNVQTEVALDFGALGYVPVARSLASNQTLPVPALSGLKYVVQGEAIDASGKQSSSVSITTNDPGKASLPLLPLPKIEGPANGASGVGQRPTFRWTAIPHEVSYELTLREVGEGKAKWIGRTSYSQITYPGFALNDINGGALRPERKYTWSLRAVELLEETELPDTPSFRLTAAEAKVPMRPFRTRKREVEIREMGFAL